One Streptomyces lincolnensis genomic region harbors:
- a CDS encoding CocE/NonD family hydrolase codes for MGHPRKALRTTAVGAVSATLIAGGVLTGTSTATAATGIRFVDITGDGGTVLKANVLTPAGADGTRRYPLLVLPTSWGLPQVEYLAQAQKLANSGYVVVSYNVRGFWQSGGEIEVAGPPDTADASKVIDWALANTPSDAHRVGMSGVSYGAGISLLTAAKDSRVKAVAALSGWADLIDSIYSGRTQHVQAAGLLDGASLVTGRQSAELRGIFDDFYASNLSREQVMIDWGKKRSAATYVDQLNKHDTAVMMANAWGDTIFPPNQYADFYEKLTGPKRLEFRPGDHATAELTGLFGLPNDVWTDTERWFDHYLRGEDNGIDRELPVRLKSRSTGGYEGYPSWKSVGETRRKIALAGTTTIRANVDSGANGGVVFLSSILDQVAQLPPVASIPLLPRRWAAVWQSEKYPSAQRVRGTAKLHTTLTPTKESGTLVAYLYDVGPLGLGKLVSNAPYTFHGRTPGKPFDVDLELFSTAYDVPAGHRLALVVDTVDPLYVEHNPSGAQLTFSSPVNDPSYVSVPLREQ; via the coding sequence GTGGGACACCCTCGCAAGGCCCTGCGTACGACCGCCGTGGGCGCCGTCTCGGCGACGCTGATCGCCGGTGGCGTCCTGACGGGCACCTCCACCGCGACGGCGGCGACCGGCATCCGCTTCGTCGACATCACCGGCGACGGCGGCACCGTCCTGAAGGCGAACGTCCTCACACCGGCCGGCGCCGACGGCACCCGCCGCTACCCGCTGCTCGTGCTCCCCACGAGCTGGGGCCTGCCCCAGGTCGAGTACCTCGCCCAGGCCCAGAAGCTCGCCAACTCCGGCTATGTCGTGGTCAGTTACAACGTGCGCGGCTTCTGGCAGTCGGGCGGCGAGATAGAAGTCGCGGGCCCGCCCGACACGGCCGACGCCTCCAAGGTCATCGACTGGGCGCTCGCGAACACCCCGTCCGACGCACACCGGGTCGGCATGTCGGGCGTCTCGTACGGCGCCGGCATCAGTCTGCTCACCGCGGCGAAGGACAGCCGCGTGAAGGCGGTCGCCGCCCTCAGCGGCTGGGCGGACCTGATCGACTCGATCTACTCGGGCCGCACCCAGCACGTCCAGGCCGCCGGCCTGCTGGACGGCGCGAGCCTGGTCACCGGCCGGCAGAGCGCCGAACTCCGGGGGATCTTCGACGACTTCTACGCGTCGAACCTGTCGAGGGAACAAGTCATGATCGACTGGGGGAAGAAACGTTCGGCCGCCACATATGTGGACCAGCTGAACAAGCATGACACCGCGGTCATGATGGCCAACGCCTGGGGCGACACGATCTTCCCGCCCAACCAGTACGCGGACTTCTACGAGAAGCTGACCGGCCCGAAGCGGCTGGAGTTCCGCCCGGGCGACCACGCGACCGCCGAGCTCACCGGCCTGTTCGGCCTGCCCAACGACGTGTGGACCGACACCGAGCGCTGGTTCGACCACTACCTCAGGGGCGAGGACAACGGGATCGACCGCGAGCTGCCGGTCCGGCTCAAGTCCCGTTCCACGGGCGGTTACGAGGGCTATCCCAGCTGGAAGTCGGTCGGCGAGACCCGCAGGAAGATCGCCCTCGCGGGCACCACCACGATCCGCGCCAACGTCGACTCCGGCGCGAACGGCGGGGTCGTCTTCCTCTCCAGCATCCTCGACCAGGTCGCCCAGCTGCCCCCGGTCGCCTCGATCCCGCTGCTCCCCCGACGCTGGGCCGCCGTATGGCAGTCGGAGAAGTACCCGAGCGCCCAACGGGTGCGCGGCACCGCGAAGTTGCACACCACCCTCACCCCGACCAAGGAGAGCGGCACCCTCGTCGCCTACCTCTACGACGTGGGGCCGCTCGGCCTCGGCAAGCTGGTCTCCAACGCGCCGTACACCTTCCACGGGCGGACACCCGGGAAGCCGTTCGACGTCGATCTGGAGCTGTTCTCCACGGCCTACGACGTCCCGGCAGGGCACCGACTGGCCCTGGTGGTCGACACGGTCGACCCGCTCTATGTCGAGCACAACCCGTCCGGCGCGCAGCTGACCTTCTCCTCGCCGGTGAACGACCCGTCGTACGTGTCGGTCCCGCTGCGCGAGCAGTGA
- the ggt gene encoding gamma-glutamyltransferase, whose product MRRPVARKLTVLAVSAAVVSVGAAAPPAERSTPAKTPVAVGYGGAVASVDADASAAGIEVLKKGGNAVDAAVATAAALGVTEPYSSGIGGGGYFVYYDAKSRTVHTIDGRETAPLTAGSDLFLENGKPLAFADAVSSGLSVGTPGTPATWARALDKWGSRSLGSVLKPAERIARDGFVVDDTFRSQTASNETRFRYFPDTTKLFLPGGRLPVVGSTFKNPDLARTYAELARKGVGAIYHGDLGDDILDTVNHPPVDPASGWNARPGDLSEKDLAAYSAKFQKPTRTTYRGLGVYSIAPSSSGGTTVGEALNILENTDLGKASEVRYLHRFIEASRVAFADRGRWVGDPAFEGVPTKGLLSQRFADSRACLIKDDAVLTSPVAPGDPRDPADCSAGGTAAPTTYEGENTTHLTAADKWGNVVSYTLTIEQTGGSGITVPGRGFILNNELTDFSFAPANPAVHDPNLPGPGKRPRSSIAPTIVLDQHNKPVVAVGSPGGATIITTVLQVLTGFLDRGLPLVDAIAAPRASQRNAAQTELEPGLYNSGLRGQLEAIGHAFRLNPEIGAATGVQRLPGGKWLAAAETVRRGGGSAQVVHPAP is encoded by the coding sequence ATGCGTCGCCCTGTCGCGCGGAAACTCACGGTACTGGCGGTCTCGGCCGCCGTGGTGTCGGTGGGGGCGGCGGCGCCACCCGCCGAGCGGAGCACACCCGCGAAAACACCCGTGGCCGTCGGCTACGGCGGTGCCGTCGCCAGTGTCGACGCGGACGCCTCCGCCGCCGGCATCGAGGTCCTGAAGAAGGGCGGCAACGCCGTCGACGCGGCCGTCGCCACCGCCGCCGCGCTCGGCGTCACCGAGCCGTACTCCTCCGGTATCGGCGGAGGCGGCTACTTCGTCTACTACGACGCCAAGTCCCGTACGGTGCACACCATCGACGGCCGGGAGACGGCACCGCTGACGGCCGGCTCCGACCTGTTCCTGGAGAACGGCAAGCCGCTCGCCTTCGCCGACGCCGTGAGCAGCGGTCTGAGCGTCGGGACGCCGGGCACGCCCGCCACCTGGGCCAGGGCGCTCGACAAGTGGGGCAGCAGATCGCTCGGCAGCGTCCTCAAGCCCGCCGAGCGGATCGCCCGTGACGGATTCGTCGTCGACGACACGTTCCGCTCGCAGACCGCGTCGAACGAGACCCGGTTCCGGTACTTCCCGGACACCACGAAGCTGTTCCTGCCCGGCGGGCGGCTGCCGGTCGTCGGATCCACCTTCAAGAACCCCGATCTCGCCCGCACCTACGCCGAGTTGGCCAGGAAGGGCGTCGGCGCGATCTACCACGGCGACCTCGGCGACGACATCCTCGACACCGTGAACCACCCGCCGGTGGACCCGGCTTCGGGATGGAACGCCCGCCCGGGCGACCTGTCCGAGAAGGACCTCGCGGCCTACAGCGCCAAGTTCCAGAAGCCGACGAGGACCACCTACCGCGGGCTCGGTGTCTACTCCATCGCGCCCTCCTCCTCCGGCGGCACGACGGTCGGCGAGGCCCTCAACATCCTGGAGAACACCGACCTGGGCAAGGCGAGCGAGGTCCGGTACCTGCACCGCTTCATCGAGGCCAGCCGGGTCGCGTTCGCGGACCGGGGACGCTGGGTCGGCGACCCCGCCTTCGAGGGCGTGCCGACGAAGGGACTGCTGTCGCAGCGGTTCGCCGACTCCCGGGCCTGCCTCATCAAGGACGACGCGGTGCTCACCAGCCCGGTGGCGCCGGGGGACCCGCGTGATCCCGCGGACTGCTCCGCGGGCGGGACGGCGGCTCCCACGACGTACGAGGGGGAGAACACCACGCATCTGACGGCGGCCGACAAGTGGGGGAACGTCGTCTCCTACACGCTGACCATCGAGCAGACGGGCGGCAGTGGGATCACCGTCCCGGGGCGTGGGTTCATCCTCAACAACGAGCTGACGGACTTCTCCTTCGCCCCCGCCAACCCGGCCGTGCACGACCCGAACCTGCCGGGGCCGGGGAAGCGGCCGCGGTCGTCGATCGCGCCGACGATCGTTCTGGACCAGCACAACAAGCCTGTGGTGGCTGTGGGTTCACCCGGTGGGGCGACCATCATCACCACGGTGTTGCAGGTGCTGACCGGGTTCCTCGATCGCGGGCTGCCGCTGGTGGACGCGATCGCCGCTCCGCGGGCCAGCCAGCGGAACGCGGCGCAGACCGAGCTGGAACCGGGGCTGTACAACAGCGGGTTGAGGGGGCAGCTGGAGGCCATCGGCCATGCGTTCCGGCTGAATCCCGAGATCGGGGCGGCGACCGGTGTGCAGCGGCTGCCCGGCGGTAAGTGGCTTGCGGCGGCCGAGACCGTGCGACGGGGTGGGGGGTCTGCGCAAGTGGTGCACCCCGCGCCGTAG
- a CDS encoding NAD(P)-dependent oxidoreductase: MRLTIVAATGGVGRHLVEQAVAGGHDVTAVARRPRELPGGVRTVAADLTEPDVGAALAEAVRGADAVLSALGPRNPRADAGITSRGTRAIVAAMHAEHVRRIVVVSAAPVGPVPVPGRPTPPRHDPGDGFFMRHLGVPFTRAMFGRHYADLAVTEQILRDSGLEWTVSRPPKLTDKPLTGTYRTAWNRNIRGGFSVSRADVAHHMLAMVNQADTIEQVVGIAN; the protein is encoded by the coding sequence ATGAGACTCACGATCGTGGCCGCCACCGGCGGTGTCGGACGGCACCTGGTCGAGCAGGCGGTGGCCGGCGGGCATGACGTCACCGCCGTGGCCCGCCGCCCGCGTGAGCTGCCGGGCGGCGTCCGGACGGTCGCCGCCGACCTCACCGAACCCGATGTGGGGGCGGCGCTCGCCGAGGCGGTACGCGGCGCCGACGCCGTCCTGTCCGCGCTCGGCCCGCGCAACCCGCGCGCGGACGCGGGCATCACCTCGCGCGGCACCCGCGCGATCGTCGCGGCGATGCACGCCGAGCACGTCCGGCGGATCGTCGTCGTCAGCGCCGCACCCGTCGGACCGGTGCCGGTGCCGGGCCGGCCGACGCCACCCAGACACGATCCCGGCGACGGCTTCTTCATGCGCCACCTGGGAGTCCCGTTCACCCGGGCGATGTTCGGCCGGCACTACGCCGACCTCGCCGTGACCGAGCAGATCCTGCGCGACAGCGGACTGGAGTGGACGGTGTCGCGCCCGCCCAAGCTCACCGACAAGCCCCTGACCGGCACGTACCGGACCGCGTGGAACCGCAACATCAGGGGAGGGTTCTCCGTGTCACGCGCCGATGTCGCCCACCACATGCTCGCCATGGTGAACCAGGCGGACACCATCGAGCAGGTCGTGGGCATCGCGAACTGA
- a CDS encoding NAD(P)H-binding protein, which produces MILITGATGVVGRETVRLLVEGGAKVAAVTRDPHAELPAGTQLVHPAKVSALDSVEAVLLSPRAAGSTAVDLLAHARETGAARVVVLSAVTVQYPAGHARFRQQFHAVEDIAKGSGLDWTLLRCADFAANTLAWAGQIRATGTVRGAYPHARTSTVDERDIAAVAALALTHPQHRGQTYLLTGEESLSQPEKVAALGAALDRTLSFVEAAPDEIRRGMLAAGLPDEVPDRLLGSLADYAREAGPTTDTVRRLLGRPARSYATWAQDHHAAFTAGGTR; this is translated from the coding sequence ATGATTCTGATCACCGGGGCCACCGGCGTCGTCGGCCGGGAAACCGTCCGCCTCCTGGTCGAGGGGGGAGCGAAAGTCGCCGCCGTCACCCGCGACCCGCACGCCGAACTCCCCGCGGGTACCCAGCTCGTCCACCCCGCGAAGGTTTCCGCCCTCGACAGCGTGGAGGCCGTCCTGCTCAGCCCGCGGGCCGCCGGATCCACCGCTGTCGACCTGTTGGCCCACGCCCGCGAGACGGGCGCGGCAAGAGTGGTCGTGCTGTCCGCCGTGACCGTGCAGTACCCGGCCGGGCACGCGCGCTTCCGGCAGCAGTTCCACGCGGTCGAGGACATCGCCAAAGGAAGCGGCCTGGACTGGACGCTCCTGCGCTGCGCCGACTTCGCCGCCAACACCCTGGCCTGGGCCGGGCAGATCCGGGCCACCGGGACCGTGCGGGGGGCGTACCCGCACGCGAGGACCTCGACCGTCGACGAGCGTGACATCGCCGCCGTGGCCGCCCTCGCCCTGACCCACCCGCAGCACCGCGGTCAGACGTACCTGCTCACCGGAGAGGAGTCGCTGAGCCAGCCGGAGAAGGTCGCCGCGCTCGGCGCCGCGCTCGACCGGACACTGTCGTTCGTCGAGGCCGCGCCGGACGAGATCCGCCGCGGCATGCTCGCCGCCGGCCTGCCCGACGAGGTACCCGACCGGCTGCTCGGCTCGCTGGCCGACTACGCCCGCGAAGCCGGGCCCACCACCGACACCGTACGGCGGCTGCTGGGCCGCCCGGCGCGCTCGTATGCCACCTGGGCGCAGGACCACCATGCCGCCTTCACCGCGGGAGGAACCCGATGA
- a CDS encoding NAD(P)/FAD-dependent oxidoreductase → MAENTEVVVIGGGYAGVMAANRLTQRDDVSVTLINARPDFVERIRLHQLAGGTHAAVNDYRKVLGERVRLVVDTVTRIDATGRGVELASGGTVGYDYLIYAVGSGSADPGVPGAAEFAHPIATFEEARRLRSVLDAAPATAPVTVVGAGPTGIETAAELAEAGRTVTLVCGGPLGPYLHPKGRRSLAKRLAGLGVSVLQGPGTKVTEVSGDAVRLGDGRELPSGVTIWTAGFGVPDLAARSGLSTDTLGRLLTDETLTSVDDERIVAAGDSAAPSDMPFRMSCQAAGPLGAHAADTVLSRIASKRPTPIDLGFAGQCISLGRRTGMFQFAHKDDTAKRLHVGGRTGAKVKELVCRLTVKQLVDEARKPGSHTWAKGEQGRRLLRAQRRETAATAEQSV, encoded by the coding sequence ATGGCTGAGAACACCGAAGTCGTCGTGATCGGCGGCGGTTACGCCGGGGTCATGGCGGCCAACCGGCTGACACAGCGCGACGACGTGAGCGTGACGCTGATCAACGCCCGCCCGGACTTCGTCGAGCGGATCCGACTGCACCAGCTGGCGGGCGGGACGCACGCGGCCGTCAACGACTACCGGAAGGTCCTGGGCGAGCGCGTCCGGCTGGTGGTCGACACCGTGACCCGGATCGACGCGACGGGACGCGGGGTGGAGCTGGCGAGCGGCGGCACGGTCGGTTACGACTACCTGATCTACGCGGTGGGCAGCGGCAGCGCCGACCCGGGCGTGCCCGGAGCCGCCGAGTTCGCCCACCCGATCGCCACGTTCGAGGAGGCGCGGCGGCTGCGGTCGGTCCTCGACGCCGCTCCCGCCACGGCCCCGGTGACGGTGGTCGGAGCCGGTCCGACCGGCATCGAGACCGCCGCCGAACTGGCGGAGGCGGGCCGCACCGTGACCCTGGTCTGCGGCGGGCCGCTCGGCCCCTATCTGCACCCGAAGGGCCGCCGCTCGCTCGCCAAGCGGCTGGCCGGCCTCGGTGTGAGCGTGTTGCAGGGCCCCGGCACGAAGGTCACGGAGGTGAGCGGCGACGCCGTGCGGCTCGGCGACGGCCGTGAACTGCCGAGCGGGGTCACCATCTGGACCGCCGGGTTCGGCGTGCCGGACCTGGCCGCCCGCAGCGGGCTCAGCACCGACACCCTGGGCCGCCTGCTCACCGACGAGACCCTGACGAGCGTCGACGACGAGCGGATCGTCGCCGCCGGGGACTCGGCGGCACCGTCGGACATGCCGTTCCGGATGAGCTGCCAGGCCGCGGGCCCGCTGGGCGCACACGCCGCCGACACGGTGCTCAGCCGCATCGCGAGCAAGCGGCCCACACCGATCGACCTGGGGTTCGCCGGCCAGTGCATCAGCCTGGGGCGCCGCACGGGCATGTTCCAGTTCGCCCACAAGGACGACACCGCCAAGCGGCTCCACGTCGGCGGCCGAACAGGCGCGAAGGTGAAGGAACTCGTGTGCCGGCTCACCGTCAAGCAGCTGGTGGACGAGGCACGCAAGCCCGGCTCCCACACCTGGGCCAAGGGCGAGCAGGGCCGCCGACTGCTCCGGGCCCAGCGCCGGGAGACGGCGGCCACCGCCGAGCAGTCCGTCTGA
- a CDS encoding nuclear transport factor 2 family protein, with the protein MGDTRALADRVEIEALRAELTDAVMMRDFDRAVSLFTPEGVMRWPHIDKEFVGREEIRAGIEWGQSLWEFFVQNVHPGVIRLDGDTAVGRAYIQEFGRMRDGSSHLNYALYHDRYERTADGWKFGERVYEVRYLDATPLHGSAPERLA; encoded by the coding sequence ATGGGCGACACGCGGGCCCTCGCCGATCGCGTCGAGATCGAGGCGCTGCGAGCCGAACTCACGGACGCGGTGATGATGCGTGACTTCGACCGCGCCGTCTCGCTGTTCACACCCGAGGGCGTGATGCGCTGGCCGCACATCGACAAGGAGTTCGTCGGCCGCGAGGAGATCCGCGCGGGGATCGAGTGGGGCCAGTCGCTCTGGGAGTTCTTCGTGCAGAACGTCCACCCGGGCGTCATCCGGCTGGACGGCGACACCGCGGTCGGCCGGGCGTACATCCAGGAGTTCGGACGGATGCGCGACGGCAGCTCGCACCTCAACTACGCCTTGTACCACGACCGTTACGAGCGAACCGCCGACGGCTGGAAGTTCGGCGAACGCGTCTACGAGGTCCGGTACCTGGACGCCACCCCGCTCCACGGCTCGGCGCCGGAGCGCCTCGCCTGA
- a CDS encoding LysR family transcriptional regulator, giving the protein MELRDIEIFLTLAEELHFGRTAERLHVSQARVSQAIAKQERHLGVVLFDRTSRRVTLTPVGRRLREDLQQAVDLLREGLARAEAAGARTRQTLRLGVFGHAGHELRPLIEAFRSRHPGSDVTFGEINGSDPFTALRSGEHDAHVLWLPVAEPDLTVGPTLLTGGRVLAVAADHPLAERGTASLEDLGDNHVVDFGPDAPEYWVSAMVPTRTPLGRRIPRGPAARTFHEILSLVASGQCVHPLGEIAARYNSPPGIVFLPVHDAPTMHWALTWRSTDDGPALRALAQTAADFGPISL; this is encoded by the coding sequence ATGGAGCTGCGTGACATCGAGATCTTCCTGACCCTGGCCGAGGAACTGCACTTCGGCCGCACCGCGGAGCGGCTTCATGTGTCCCAGGCCCGCGTCAGTCAGGCCATCGCCAAACAGGAACGGCACCTCGGCGTCGTGCTGTTCGACCGCACCAGCCGACGCGTGACCCTGACCCCGGTCGGCCGACGCCTTCGCGAGGACCTCCAGCAAGCCGTCGACCTCCTACGGGAGGGGCTCGCCCGCGCCGAAGCGGCCGGCGCACGGACGCGGCAGACCCTGCGCCTGGGGGTGTTCGGCCACGCCGGCCACGAACTGCGCCCCCTCATCGAGGCCTTCCGCTCCCGCCACCCCGGCAGCGATGTCACGTTCGGCGAGATCAACGGCAGCGACCCGTTCACAGCGCTGCGCTCCGGAGAGCACGACGCGCACGTGCTGTGGCTTCCGGTGGCCGAACCGGACCTCACGGTCGGCCCGACCTTGCTGACCGGAGGCCGGGTGCTCGCCGTGGCGGCGGACCATCCGCTGGCCGAGCGCGGCACCGCGTCGCTGGAGGACCTCGGCGACAACCATGTCGTCGACTTCGGCCCCGACGCCCCGGAGTACTGGGTCTCGGCCATGGTCCCCACGCGTACGCCGCTCGGCCGCCGTATCCCGCGCGGGCCCGCCGCGCGGACCTTCCACGAGATTCTGTCCCTGGTCGCCTCCGGACAGTGTGTCCACCCGCTGGGCGAGATAGCCGCCCGCTACAACAGTCCCCCGGGCATCGTCTTCCTCCCCGTTCACGACGCTCCCACCATGCACTGGGCCCTCACATGGCGATCCACCGACGACGGCCCCGCCCTGCGTGCACTGGCCCAGACCGCCGCCGACTTCGGTCCCATCTCCCTGTGA